In Centropristis striata isolate RG_2023a ecotype Rhode Island chromosome 1, C.striata_1.0, whole genome shotgun sequence, one DNA window encodes the following:
- the vps37c gene encoding vacuolar protein sorting-associated protein 37C — MEKLQDLSQSELQELLDNPERVESMALESDEIQNIQLEREMALASNRSLAEQNLDMKPRLESEKEVLVERYSHLEAIRETYRQHCSLKDGMVGQVSPEALFSRLQTESSKTEAESEALADEFLEGSLPLDSFLDRFLSLRSLAHKRRVRIEKLQEILRQRSEGNPNAMTLSAGISQDPAAMPSPWNQQTTTATTTNPQPNAKPQSSSYQNASQPASSSAGGSSGLPYSPYPVSPPNPPTPVAAGSGPGGNPPSQFPPYPSSVSPFTPGGSYSGPRPAFGPPASAACPYPAQPSGSFPAPHPGSAFGQYTPNHPQSGPAPYPASYNYGGYSYPAGSTYSNSQSPTGRPIYRPGYGVPQPYS, encoded by the exons ATGGAGAAGCTCCAGGACCTGAGCCAATCAGAGCTCCAGGAGCTGCTGGACAACCCGGAGAGGGTGGAGTCTATGGCCCTTGAGTCTGACGAG ATTCAGAACAtccagctggagagagagatggcaCTCGCATCAAATCGCAGCCTGGCTGAACAAAACCTGGACATGAAGCCTCGTCTGGAATCAGAGAAGGAGGTGCTGGTGGAAAGATATTCTCACCTAGAGGCCATCAGAGAAACCTACAGACAACACTGCTCACTGAAAG atGGGATGGTGGGTCAGGTGTCTCCAGAGGCATTGTTCTCCAGACTACAGACAGAAAGCAGCAAAACGGAGGCAGAGTCAGAG GCTCTAGCTGATGAGTTTCTTGAGGGTTCTCTGCCATTGGACTCCTTCCTCGATCGCTTCCTCTCCCTGCGCTCCCTCGCTCACAAAAGACGTGTGCGAATAGAGAAACTCCAGGAGATCTTACGACAGAGGAGCGAGGGCAATCCCAACGCTATGACATTATCAGCAGGCATCAGCCAAGACCCAGCTGCCATGCCCTCACCATGGAATCAACAGACAACAACAGCAACGACAACAAATCCGCAGCCAAACGCCAAACCTCAGTCCTCCAGCTACCAAAACGCCTCACAGCCAGCCTCCTCTTCTGCAGGGGGCTCCTCCGGCCTCCCCTATAGCCCCTACCCGGTCTCCCCACCCAACCCCCCCACTCCGGTGGCAGCAGGATCCGGCCCGGGAGGCAACCCACCATCACAGTTTCCTCCATACCCAAGCTCCGTCTCACCTTTCACCCCAGGAGGGAGCTACTCCGGCCCCAGGCCTGCTTTCGGGCCCCCAGCCTCAGCCGCCTGCCCTTACCCAGCCCAGCCCTCTGGCTCTTTCCCTGCCCCACACCCTGGCTCAGCGTTTGGCCAGTACACCCCAAATCACCCCCAGAGTGGCCCCGCGCCCTACCCGGCCTCTTACAACTACGGCGGCTACAGCTACCCAGCTGGCTCCACCTATTCCAATTCTCAGTCGCCAACAGGGAGACCTATCTACAGACCTGGATATGGAGTTCCACAGCCGTACTCATGA